One genomic segment of Rivularia sp. PCC 7116 includes these proteins:
- a CDS encoding DUF1517 domain-containing protein → MFNKMMGRTRYVVCRILLHLSGSEVAPILGVLNRSASEAIDAEGDMEVMGEELVSVCENLLQYDESWMSAANEGDVFWKEEDAGDYFQELFTDSAQRYLSEPPANYSNSDESFSVPVTRNVVVMITVAYEGEVPQLEDDLSNIAALQEALKALIDLNYKNKLRAVQVHFSPAQLGDELTNDQLLQHFTELIPL, encoded by the coding sequence ATGTTTAATAAAATGATGGGTCGTACCCGATATGTAGTTTGCCGTATTCTGCTGCATCTAAGCGGTTCGGAAGTTGCGCCTATTTTAGGAGTATTAAACCGTAGCGCTTCAGAAGCGATTGATGCTGAAGGTGATATGGAGGTAATGGGAGAAGAATTAGTTTCAGTTTGCGAAAATCTATTGCAATACGATGAATCTTGGATGTCTGCTGCTAATGAAGGTGATGTGTTTTGGAAGGAAGAAGATGCAGGAGACTACTTTCAAGAATTATTTACCGACTCAGCACAGCGTTATTTAAGCGAACCACCAGCTAACTATTCTAATTCTGATGAATCTTTTAGCGTACCCGTAACCCGGAATGTAGTGGTGATGATTACTGTCGCTTATGAAGGAGAAGTTCCGCAATTAGAAGATGATTTGTCAAATATTGCTGCCCTTCAAGAAGCTTTAAAAGCTTTAATAGATTTAAATTACAAAAATAAATTACGAGCAGTTCAGGTACACTTTTCCCCCGCACAGTTAGGTGATGAACTTACAAACGACCAGTTATTACAGCATTTTACAGAATTAATTCCTTTGTAA
- the aroF gene encoding 3-deoxy-7-phosphoheptulonate synthase: MIIVMKVGSPEQEVKRISEEMVNWGLTPEKIVGQHKVVIGLVGETASLDPLQIQEVSPWIEQVLRVEKPFKRASRQFRHGEASGIVVNTPDGEVTFGENHPLVVVAGPCSVENEEMIVETAQRVKAAGAKFLRGGAYKPRTSPYAFQGHGESALELLAKARVASGLGIITEVMDAADLDKIAEVADVVQVGARNMQNFALLKKVGAQPKPVLLKRGMSATIEEWLMAAEYVLASGNPNVILCERGIRSFDRQYTRNTLDLSVIPVLRKLTHLPVMIDPSHGTGLSELVPSMAMAAIAAGCDSLMIEVHPNPAKALSDGPQSLPPERFDSLMQELSVIGKAVGRWEQAGLVVSG; this comes from the coding sequence ATGATTATAGTAATGAAAGTCGGTTCTCCCGAACAGGAAGTTAAACGCATCAGTGAAGAAATGGTTAACTGGGGACTGACACCAGAAAAAATAGTAGGTCAACATAAAGTAGTAATTGGCTTAGTTGGAGAAACAGCAAGTTTAGATCCGCTGCAAATTCAAGAGGTAAGTCCTTGGATTGAGCAAGTGTTGCGGGTAGAAAAGCCTTTCAAACGTGCTAGTCGTCAGTTTCGTCATGGGGAAGCTTCGGGAATTGTAGTTAATACTCCCGATGGTGAAGTTACCTTTGGCGAAAATCATCCCTTGGTGGTTGTAGCTGGCCCTTGTTCGGTAGAAAATGAAGAAATGATTGTAGAAACAGCACAGCGCGTCAAAGCTGCTGGGGCTAAGTTTCTCCGTGGTGGTGCTTATAAACCCCGCACTTCACCTTATGCTTTCCAAGGACATGGTGAAAGCGCTTTGGAATTATTAGCTAAAGCTAGAGTTGCTAGCGGATTGGGAATCATTACCGAAGTAATGGACGCTGCCGACTTAGACAAAATTGCAGAAGTTGCAGATGTTGTTCAAGTTGGTGCGAGAAACATGCAGAATTTTGCTTTGCTTAAAAAGGTGGGAGCGCAACCAAAGCCAGTTTTATTAAAGCGAGGAATGTCTGCAACTATTGAAGAATGGCTGATGGCTGCTGAATACGTTCTGGCTTCGGGAAATCCCAACGTAATTTTGTGCGAACGCGGTATTCGTTCTTTTGACCGTCAGTATACTCGCAATACTTTAGATTTATCTGTAATACCAGTGTTGCGAAAGCTAACTCATTTACCTGTTATGATTGACCCTTCTCACGGTACGGGTTTATCAGAACTTGTTCCTTCAATGGCGATGGCAGCAATAGCAGCCGGATGTGATTCCTTAATGATAGAAGTTCATCCCAACCCCGCAAAAGCTTTATCAGATGGACCTCAATCTCTTCCGCCAGAACGTTTTGATAGTTTGATGCAAGAATTATCGGTTATCGGTAAAGCGGTTGGGCGTTGGGAGCAGGCTGGGTTAGTGGTTAGTGGTTAG